The following are encoded together in the Desulfococcus multivorans genome:
- the dtd gene encoding D-aminoacyl-tRNA deacylase: MKAVIQRVKESAVSVEGRMVGRIGRGILVLLGVSRDDTPRDAEYLLDKIRYLRIFEDEAGKMNRSLLDISGALLVVSQFTLYGDCRKGRRPSFAQAAPPEKAEALYDHFISTAHAHGIPVETGRFRAMMDVSLVNDGPMTLILESR; the protein is encoded by the coding sequence ATGAAGGCCGTAATCCAGCGCGTGAAAGAAAGCGCCGTCAGTGTCGAGGGCCGGATGGTCGGCCGAATCGGCCGAGGCATCCTGGTGCTGTTAGGGGTTTCCAGGGACGACACCCCTCGGGATGCCGAATACCTCCTGGACAAAATCCGTTACCTGAGAATCTTCGAAGACGAGGCGGGCAAAATGAATCGCTCCCTACTGGATATCAGCGGCGCGCTCCTTGTGGTCTCTCAATTCACCCTGTATGGGGACTGCCGCAAGGGGCGACGCCCCTCCTTTGCCCAGGCGGCCCCGCCGGAAAAAGCAGAAGCTCTTTACGATCATTTCATCAGCACGGCGCATGCGCACGGAATCCCGGTGGAAACCGGCCGATTCCGGGCCATGATGGATGTCTCTCTTGTCAACGACGGACCGATGACGCTGATCCTCGAGAGCCGTTAG
- the lptF gene encoding LPS export ABC transporter permease LptF, which yields MMILDRYIQREIAKPAVVICTILVFVFGCYIAARYLEDAVEGQLSGMVVFFLIVLRILIALEVLLPMTLYLSVIIALGRLYGDSEMMAISACGIATGRVMRSVFLMGILVGGVTACFSLHIRPWAWERFYELKARALVNFDLTRMQGGNFYEIENGDRVIFADRVDGQANYARKIFIQTRQDRELQIIFAQEARQRRDEKTGRPVLEFKDGYFYEFSTVKNQGRIMHFGTSMIRMEPRDPRRDFKIKAATTASLAGSEDPEKIAELQWRLSSPFSAVLLAPIGAALARSSPRRGKYAKMPAAVVVFAIYYNLSAVAKKWVGQGVLTTFPGVWWVQIMMAVLVGAILWRPRITIFRKA from the coding sequence ATGATGATTCTTGACCGATATATCCAGCGCGAGATTGCCAAGCCGGCCGTGGTGATTTGTACGATTCTGGTTTTTGTTTTCGGCTGCTACATCGCCGCCAGGTATCTGGAGGACGCCGTCGAGGGCCAGCTGTCTGGAATGGTGGTTTTTTTTCTCATTGTACTCAGAATTCTCATCGCTTTGGAAGTGTTGCTTCCCATGACCCTTTACCTTTCGGTGATCATCGCGTTGGGTCGCCTGTACGGGGACAGCGAGATGATGGCGATATCCGCCTGCGGCATCGCCACCGGTCGCGTCATGAGATCTGTTTTTCTGATGGGGATTCTCGTCGGAGGGGTCACGGCCTGTTTTTCGCTGCACATAAGGCCTTGGGCCTGGGAACGATTCTATGAACTGAAGGCGAGGGCGTTGGTGAATTTCGACCTGACGCGGATGCAGGGGGGGAATTTTTATGAAATTGAAAACGGCGATCGGGTGATCTTCGCGGACCGCGTCGACGGTCAGGCAAATTATGCCCGAAAGATATTCATTCAAACACGGCAGGACCGCGAACTCCAGATCATTTTTGCACAGGAGGCCAGGCAGCGCAGGGATGAAAAAACCGGGAGGCCGGTCCTGGAATTCAAGGACGGTTATTTTTATGAATTTTCCACGGTCAAAAATCAGGGGCGCATCATGCATTTCGGTACGTCGATGATCCGCATGGAACCCCGGGACCCTCGGCGGGATTTCAAGATCAAGGCCGCAACGACCGCTTCACTGGCCGGTTCGGAGGATCCCGAAAAGATCGCCGAACTCCAGTGGCGGCTGTCGTCGCCGTTCTCGGCGGTGCTCCTGGCGCCTATAGGCGCCGCTCTTGCACGTTCTTCGCCACGTCGCGGTAAGTACGCGAAAATGCCTGCAGCGGTGGTGGTGTTCGCGATTTACTACAATCTCAGCGCCGTCGCCAAAAAATGGGTCGGCCAGGGGGTTCTCACCACCTTTCCCGGCGTGTGGTGGGTTCAGATTATGATGGCGGTGCTGGTGGGAGCGATCTTATGGCGGCCCCGCATCACGATATTCCGGAAGGCGTGA
- a CDS encoding type I polyketide synthase, with translation MTETNTPSRKDDLIAVIGMGCLFPKASGLKAYWRLIVRGQDAIDEVPETHWSPSDYFNPDPKFPDHVYCTRGGYLSPVPFDPTEFGIPPASLEATDTSQLLGLVAARLALEDAGYGGGREFNHDRTSVILGVTGTQELVIPLGARLGHPIWRRALTASGISAEKTAEVIDRIADGYVPWQENSFPGLLGNVVAGRICNRLNLGGTNCVVDAACASSMSAMHMAVMELKTGRSDMVVTGGVDTLNDIFMHMCFSKTPILSPTGDVRPFSRDADGSILGEGIGLLVFKRLADAQLDGDRIYAVIKGIGTASDGRSSSIYAPRPEGQIKALTTAYREAEINPETVELIEAHGTGTRVGDEVEFKALREVFTQMESSSGQQRKNWCAVGTVKSMIGHTKAAAGAAGVIKSILALYHKVLPPTLKAEIPDPRLEIEESPFYLSTSVRPWLSTGSHPRRAGVSAFGFGGSNFHMVLEEYPSSTREPAWDGSVEIFALSGASREEIAHRLEVFQGDIEDLHDEDIAVLAARSRAEFSVGSPHRLLVVIEKTLDRFENIANVFSEALNTLKANVRETIWNVQNIFYGGPVSDSGKLAFVFPGQGSQYVDMGRDLVCRFPEALKVMDMANAVVDRLGFPGDLVYPKPSRSPAEREEQENRLRQTEAAQPAIGAVSLAMARILQRFGVMPDSVCGHSFGELTALCAAGWIDGKTFMDLAFTRGRLMGAAGGGTMTAVKASLNEIEDLIRKRGLDVVLANRNTPDQGVISGSVDAVEQAEGIFRSLGIQIRRLPVSAAFHSDLMESAHAPFAEAVGRTPMHPTDIRVFSNATGGPYPLNPDQARRLLADQILSPVDFVREIKALMDAGVRTFVEVGPKSVLTGLIRSILKGLHVNAVALDASSGRRFGIADLARLLCHLAVMGHSVALEQWETRAPEKRKQRMNIPLVGANYRSPVKKNRHHEAAGSMPAVADRSKATDSAAPIVADIQQALPDEQSPALSEAVRFEPDKTRSKNEKTMNMKKTHQPPVTGNTIGGYLSDAFKVVQEGLKSMQALQMQTAETHKRFLETQAQANRTLQEMMESTQRLAEASLGRTPIEPTQPFTAPLPSPTTASTASVPLQDDTVKRAAVSSSPSRAPATVMKSASVTDAVSPTRPVSPSDGNRQAGIEAAMLAVVGELTGYPVEMISLDMDIEADLGIDSIKRVEILSAFEEKMPHLPQISPEIIGTMKTLGQIVEYLVGSGPETDISSAPTDTEPGNPSASPTAMAADQITSVLLSVVSDLTGYPPEMISPDMDIEADLGIDSIKRVEILSAFEEKMPGLPPIAPETMGTLKTLSQIVDTLSEASGGGASTAEVVETCEAAMPSDTPAAAIDTQQITSVLLSVVSDLTGYPPEMISPDMDIEADLGIDSIKRVEILSAFEEKMPHLPPVSPEIVGTLKTLGQIVAYLENGVESGETVPSVDAIEMETPLSRSEVPSGESDMNEPVRSAVSHDDAGPDTDADRTDPVQVDKKIVVPVLNPLEAADQIQIPDGRCIFITEDAAGLGRALAVALEACGFQTVVASPKELPEWQDVCPAGGLVILADAWADQDGRFLQESFALARRLGPDLLESAGQGGGVFTAVSRLDGAFGFKGGGVATPFQGGLSGLVKTAALEWPGVCCHALDISPEWDDITEIAEAVAREVVQTGPVEVGLDREYRWGLSMEPAEYPQGTLNLNPGDVLVAAGGARGVTAECLCALSRRIPLTFVLLGRSPMPEPEPQWLSSLTTPAEMKRAIMEHQFTDKTPTPAQVEATYRRVINGREIAGVIQRLTAADATVHYESVDVRDAEGVKRVLDAVRSEHGPVKALVYGAGVLEDRLIVDKTPEQFSRVFETKVGGLEVLMAALEKDPLSYLILFSSVAARMGNRGQADYAMANEVLNKIAQKQALLRPSCRVVSFNWGPWAGGMVSPELRREFERNGIDLIPLKAGAASMVAEMAGRPGGPVEIVMGNGLLPVNAKGLPENETERSAGNVPTPEVLSPMSLLFKREVDIERFPVMGATVLDGQPVFPFALMAEWLGHGALHDNPGLYLHGLDDMRLVKRIQVGEGRKLIRLMAGKARRKGLVYEVDVELRNGVQEDHGEVIHSRARAILTESPHQEPPFFSPPLDIRVKSYAKSMDEIYEKILFLGEDLRGIQEIMSCSPKGIIAKIISAPPPDRWMVEPLRSRWIGDPLVLDSAFQMVTVWSHEQKGMFSLPSCGAAYRQYRNGFPENGVTAVFEVTAADDDSVTGNFTFLDVNNEVVAQLIGYTAVMANPNGTS, from the coding sequence TTGACAGAAACGAACACACCCAGCAGAAAAGATGACCTCATCGCCGTTATCGGCATGGGATGCCTGTTTCCCAAAGCTTCCGGATTGAAAGCATACTGGCGACTGATCGTTCGCGGCCAGGACGCTATCGACGAGGTGCCAGAGACCCATTGGTCGCCTTCGGATTACTTCAATCCGGATCCCAAATTCCCGGACCATGTCTACTGTACCCGCGGCGGGTATCTCTCACCCGTGCCGTTCGATCCAACGGAATTCGGAATTCCGCCGGCCTCCCTGGAGGCGACGGACACCTCTCAACTCCTGGGATTGGTGGCGGCGCGTCTCGCGCTTGAGGATGCGGGATACGGCGGCGGACGAGAGTTCAACCATGACAGGACCAGCGTCATCCTCGGGGTGACGGGCACCCAGGAACTGGTCATCCCACTGGGCGCCCGACTGGGTCATCCGATTTGGCGACGCGCCCTTACGGCATCCGGCATTTCCGCTGAAAAAACGGCTGAGGTGATCGATCGTATTGCGGACGGGTACGTGCCCTGGCAGGAAAATTCATTTCCGGGACTTCTGGGGAATGTGGTGGCGGGGCGCATCTGCAACCGTCTCAATCTCGGAGGCACCAATTGTGTCGTGGATGCAGCCTGTGCGAGTTCCATGAGCGCCATGCATATGGCCGTGATGGAACTCAAGACCGGTCGGTCCGACATGGTGGTGACCGGTGGCGTGGATACGCTGAACGATATCTTTATGCACATGTGTTTCTCCAAGACGCCGATCCTTTCACCCACGGGGGATGTCCGTCCTTTTTCCAGGGACGCCGACGGATCGATCCTGGGAGAGGGGATCGGCCTCCTGGTTTTCAAGCGTCTTGCCGATGCCCAACTGGACGGCGACCGGATCTATGCGGTGATCAAGGGTATCGGCACCGCCAGCGATGGTCGATCCAGCAGTATTTACGCGCCTCGGCCGGAGGGGCAGATCAAGGCGCTTACGACAGCCTATCGAGAGGCTGAAATCAATCCCGAAACCGTCGAGTTGATCGAGGCTCACGGTACCGGCACGCGCGTCGGCGACGAGGTCGAGTTCAAGGCGCTCCGGGAGGTTTTCACGCAAATGGAATCGTCTTCCGGTCAGCAGCGAAAAAACTGGTGTGCCGTCGGCACCGTAAAGTCGATGATCGGACACACCAAGGCAGCGGCGGGTGCCGCCGGCGTCATCAAATCGATTCTCGCCCTTTACCACAAGGTTCTGCCGCCGACCCTCAAGGCCGAGATCCCCGACCCCCGGCTCGAGATAGAGGAGAGTCCTTTCTATCTCAGCACCTCTGTCCGCCCATGGCTGTCCACCGGCAGTCATCCGCGGCGGGCCGGCGTCAGCGCCTTCGGTTTCGGCGGCAGCAATTTTCACATGGTCCTTGAAGAGTATCCATCCTCGACACGTGAGCCGGCATGGGACGGATCTGTGGAGATCTTCGCCCTTTCCGGAGCCAGCCGTGAAGAGATCGCTCATCGACTCGAGGTGTTTCAGGGGGATATCGAGGACTTGCACGACGAAGACATCGCGGTCCTGGCAGCCCGAAGCCGGGCGGAATTTTCCGTGGGATCCCCTCATCGACTCTTGGTCGTCATCGAAAAAACCCTCGACCGTTTTGAAAATATAGCGAACGTCTTTTCGGAAGCCTTGAATACCCTGAAGGCGAACGTCAGGGAGACTATCTGGAATGTTCAGAATATCTTCTACGGCGGACCCGTAAGCGATTCAGGCAAGCTGGCCTTCGTTTTTCCCGGACAGGGGAGCCAGTACGTCGACATGGGCCGAGACCTGGTCTGCCGTTTCCCCGAAGCGTTGAAAGTCATGGACATGGCCAACGCAGTTGTTGATCGGCTGGGATTTCCGGGGGATCTCGTTTATCCAAAGCCCTCCCGAAGCCCGGCGGAGCGAGAAGAACAAGAAAATCGACTTCGACAGACCGAGGCGGCTCAACCGGCCATCGGCGCGGTGAGCCTGGCCATGGCGCGGATCCTGCAACGTTTCGGAGTGATGCCCGACAGCGTCTGCGGCCATAGCTTCGGGGAGTTGACAGCACTCTGCGCGGCAGGATGGATCGACGGCAAAACCTTTATGGATCTGGCCTTCACCCGGGGCAGGCTTATGGGTGCCGCGGGAGGCGGCACGATGACCGCGGTCAAGGCATCCCTGAACGAGATCGAGGACCTGATCCGCAAGCGGGGGCTCGATGTGGTTCTTGCCAATCGGAACACGCCGGACCAAGGGGTAATATCCGGTTCCGTCGACGCCGTGGAACAGGCCGAAGGCATCTTTCGATCTCTGGGGATCCAAATTCGACGCCTCCCCGTCTCGGCAGCGTTCCACAGCGATTTGATGGAGTCGGCCCATGCGCCTTTCGCCGAGGCTGTCGGGCGGACACCGATGCACCCTACCGACATCCGGGTGTTTTCCAATGCCACGGGGGGACCGTACCCTCTGAATCCCGATCAGGCCAGGAGACTTCTGGCCGATCAGATTCTGTCTCCGGTCGATTTTGTCCGGGAGATCAAAGCCCTTATGGATGCCGGGGTTCGAACCTTTGTGGAGGTTGGTCCCAAATCGGTCCTGACCGGTCTGATTCGGTCGATACTGAAGGGGTTGCACGTCAACGCCGTCGCCCTGGATGCCTCGTCCGGACGCCGGTTCGGCATTGCCGATCTGGCCAGACTTCTCTGCCATCTTGCGGTGATGGGGCATTCCGTGGCGCTGGAGCAATGGGAGACGAGAGCGCCCGAAAAACGGAAGCAACGGATGAACATTCCCCTCGTCGGCGCCAACTACCGCTCCCCCGTCAAAAAAAATCGACATCATGAGGCGGCTGGAAGCATGCCTGCGGTTGCCGATCGATCGAAAGCAACGGACAGTGCCGCTCCCATTGTCGCGGATATTCAACAGGCATTGCCTGACGAACAATCACCGGCCTTATCCGAAGCGGTTCGCTTCGAGCCGGATAAAACGCGTTCTAAAAACGAGAAGACAATGAACATGAAAAAAACACATCAGCCGCCGGTGACCGGAAATACCATCGGGGGATACTTGTCGGATGCCTTCAAAGTGGTCCAGGAGGGTCTGAAATCCATGCAGGCGCTCCAGATGCAGACCGCCGAGACCCATAAACGCTTTCTGGAAACCCAGGCTCAGGCCAACCGCACGCTTCAGGAGATGATGGAAAGCACTCAGCGTCTTGCCGAGGCTTCCCTGGGGAGGACGCCGATTGAGCCGACCCAGCCCTTCACGGCGCCGCTGCCGTCACCGACAACGGCATCCACGGCATCGGTCCCTCTTCAGGATGATACTGTGAAGCGGGCGGCGGTTTCGTCGTCGCCCTCACGAGCGCCGGCGACCGTTATGAAATCGGCGTCGGTGACCGATGCCGTATCGCCGACGCGTCCGGTTTCACCTTCTGACGGCAACAGACAGGCCGGAATCGAAGCCGCCATGCTGGCGGTGGTCGGTGAATTGACGGGCTACCCGGTGGAGATGATCTCTCTGGATATGGACATCGAGGCGGATCTGGGCATCGACTCCATCAAGCGAGTCGAGATTCTATCGGCCTTCGAGGAGAAGATGCCCCATTTACCCCAGATATCTCCCGAGATCATCGGGACGATGAAGACCCTGGGGCAAATTGTCGAATATCTTGTGGGCTCCGGCCCGGAAACAGATATATCATCGGCGCCGACAGACACGGAACCGGGGAACCCTTCGGCATCTCCCACAGCCATGGCAGCGGATCAGATCACATCGGTCCTTTTGTCGGTGGTGAGCGATCTGACGGGCTACCCGCCGGAGATGATCTCGCCGGATATGGACATCGAGGCGGATCTGGGCATCGACTCCATCAAGCGAGTCGAGATCCTATCGGCCTTCGAGGAGAAAATGCCCGGGCTGCCGCCGATCGCGCCCGAAACCATGGGAACCCTGAAAACCCTCTCGCAGATTGTGGATACCCTATCGGAGGCTTCAGGGGGGGGCGCTTCTACGGCGGAGGTGGTGGAAACGTGTGAGGCGGCCATGCCGTCTGATACCCCGGCCGCTGCAATCGACACGCAACAGATCACATCGGTCCTTTTGTCGGTGGTGAGCGATCTGACGGGCTATCCGCCGGAGATGATCTCGCCGGATATGGACATCGAGGCGGACCTGGGCATCGACTCCATCAAGCGTGTCGAGATCCTATCGGCCTTCGAGGAGAAAATGCCCCATCTCCCGCCGGTATCTCCGGAGATCGTAGGCACGCTCAAGACGCTCGGCCAGATCGTCGCCTATCTGGAAAACGGCGTCGAATCCGGTGAGACGGTTCCTTCGGTCGATGCGATCGAGATGGAAACGCCGCTTTCCCGTTCAGAGGTCCCGAGCGGTGAAAGCGACATGAATGAGCCGGTCCGCAGCGCGGTCTCGCATGACGATGCCGGTCCAGATACCGATGCCGACCGGACGGACCCGGTTCAAGTTGACAAAAAGATCGTTGTCCCTGTCCTCAATCCCCTTGAAGCGGCTGATCAGATCCAGATTCCCGATGGAAGATGCATCTTCATCACCGAAGATGCCGCAGGACTCGGCAGGGCCCTGGCCGTCGCTCTGGAAGCCTGTGGGTTTCAGACGGTTGTCGCCTCGCCCAAGGAACTTCCGGAATGGCAGGATGTCTGTCCCGCGGGCGGTCTGGTGATTCTGGCCGACGCGTGGGCCGACCAGGACGGCCGCTTCTTGCAGGAGTCCTTTGCGCTCGCGCGTCGATTGGGGCCGGACCTTTTAGAATCCGCCGGACAGGGCGGTGGGGTGTTCACCGCCGTCAGCCGTCTGGACGGAGCGTTTGGATTCAAGGGGGGCGGTGTCGCGACACCCTTCCAGGGAGGATTGTCCGGTCTGGTGAAAACCGCTGCTCTCGAATGGCCGGGGGTATGCTGTCATGCCCTCGATATTTCACCTGAATGGGATGACATAACCGAAATTGCCGAAGCCGTCGCCCGGGAGGTGGTTCAAACCGGTCCGGTGGAAGTGGGACTGGATCGCGAATACCGATGGGGGCTCTCCATGGAACCCGCCGAATATCCTCAGGGAACACTGAATCTGAATCCCGGGGATGTGTTGGTGGCCGCAGGCGGCGCCCGGGGCGTCACAGCCGAGTGTCTGTGCGCCCTTTCCAGGCGGATTCCCCTGACCTTCGTGCTTCTGGGACGATCCCCCATGCCGGAACCGGAGCCTCAGTGGCTGTCATCCTTAACGACGCCCGCGGAAATGAAGCGCGCCATCATGGAACACCAGTTCACCGACAAAACGCCGACGCCGGCTCAGGTGGAAGCGACTTATCGCAGGGTCATAAACGGCCGGGAGATTGCCGGGGTGATCCAGAGGCTGACGGCGGCCGATGCCACGGTTCACTATGAATCCGTGGATGTCCGGGACGCGGAGGGCGTAAAGCGGGTTCTGGATGCGGTACGGTCCGAACACGGTCCTGTCAAGGCATTGGTTTACGGCGCGGGTGTTCTGGAAGACCGACTTATTGTCGACAAAACTCCGGAACAGTTTTCCCGGGTATTCGAGACCAAGGTCGGCGGTCTGGAAGTTTTGATGGCTGCGCTCGAAAAAGATCCCCTGTCATATCTCATCCTTTTTTCATCCGTTGCCGCGCGGATGGGCAACAGGGGTCAGGCGGATTATGCCATGGCCAACGAAGTCCTCAACAAGATAGCCCAGAAGCAAGCGTTGCTCCGGCCTTCCTGCCGAGTCGTTTCCTTTAATTGGGGACCGTGGGCCGGCGGCATGGTGTCGCCCGAACTGCGGCGGGAATTTGAACGCAACGGCATTGACCTGATCCCTCTCAAGGCGGGTGCAGCAAGCATGGTGGCCGAGATGGCCGGCCGGCCGGGCGGGCCGGTCGAGATCGTCATGGGCAATGGTCTGTTACCGGTGAATGCGAAGGGTCTACCCGAGAATGAAACCGAAAGGAGCGCTGGAAACGTGCCGACACCGGAAGTCCTGAGCCCCATGAGTCTTTTGTTCAAGCGTGAGGTGGATATCGAACGGTTTCCCGTGATGGGGGCTACCGTTCTGGACGGCCAGCCGGTCTTTCCCTTTGCCCTCATGGCTGAATGGCTGGGGCACGGCGCCCTTCATGACAATCCGGGGCTCTATCTTCACGGCCTGGACGATATGCGGTTGGTGAAGCGCATCCAGGTGGGAGAGGGGCGTAAACTGATCCGTCTCATGGCCGGAAAGGCGCGACGAAAGGGCCTGGTGTACGAGGTCGACGTGGAACTCCGAAACGGCGTACAGGAAGATCATGGCGAGGTGATTCATTCCCGAGCCCGGGCCATTCTGACGGAGTCGCCTCATCAGGAACCGCCGTTTTTCAGCCCTCCGCTGGACATCCGGGTGAAATCCTACGCCAAAAGCATGGACGAGATCTATGAAAAGATCCTCTTCCTGGGAGAGGATCTTCGGGGAATACAGGAAATCATGAGCTGTTCGCCGAAAGGCATCATCGCCAAGATCATCTCGGCGCCCCCGCCGGATCGCTGGATGGTCGAGCCGCTTCGAAGTCGATGGATCGGCGACCCCCTTGTCCTTGATTCGGCTTTCCAGATGGTCACGGTGTGGTCTCATGAGCAGAAAGGTATGTTCAGCCTGCCCAGCTGCGGCGCAGCCTATCGCCAATACCGAAACGGCTTTCCCGAAAACGGGGTGACGGCGGTGTTCGAGGTGACGGCCGCCGACGACGATAGTGTTACCGGAAATTTTACTTTCCTCGACGTCAACAATGAGGTAGTGGCCCAGCTGATCGGGTATACGGCGGTGATGGCCAATCCGAACGGAACATCCTGA
- a CDS encoding Tex family protein — MNSEHLSKITETTGISTAQIHAVANLIAEGATIPFIARYRKEATGSLDEVEITAVRDQLKTLEELDNRKAAVLKSLEQHGHLTDDLRDAVDAAQTLSVLEDIYLPYRPKRRTKATIAREKGLEPLARTIFEQSTPDPETAATEFVNPEGGVETAEEALLGARHIIAEWINENAEARADIRNLYFEKGVFRSEVLPGMAEKGAKFRDYFNWEEPVKTAPSHRVLAMRRGENEEILSLIVAPPEEDALALLRHRFIKTSGAAADQIATAVADSYKRLLSRSMETEVRLAAKEAADAEAIRVFAENLRELLLAPPLGPKRVMGVDPGFRTGCKIVCLDRQGKLLHHDTVYLHQPERATNLVRKLCRDFEIEAVAVGNGTAGRETESFFRGLDLPRDLPVVMVNESGASIYSASDVAREEFPDLDLTVRGAVSIGRRLMDPLSELVKIDPKSIGVGQYQHDVDQGALKSALDDVVVSCVNGVGVDVNRASVQLLTYVSGLGPQLAKNIVAFRDENGPFRSRTTLQKVKRLGPKAFEQCAGFLRVSDGENPLDASAVHPESYPVVERMAADLGCTVSDLMASGDLRRKIDIALYVTETVGLPTLRDILEELAKPGRDPRKVFEPFTFAPGVETPSDLVQGMKLPGIVSNVTAFGAFVDVGVHQDGLVHISELADRFVKDPGEIVKVGQRVTVTVLDVDLARNRIALSMRSASNEQKQSGFSGNAAVAGKQKPRRKQSTEKPEIGKNRRKRNEPFNNPFAELMKKRS; from the coding sequence ATGAATTCAGAGCACCTGTCGAAAATCACGGAAACCACGGGCATCTCGACGGCTCAGATCCATGCCGTCGCAAACCTGATCGCGGAGGGCGCCACCATTCCCTTCATCGCCCGTTATCGGAAAGAGGCCACCGGCAGCCTCGATGAGGTCGAGATCACCGCCGTTCGCGATCAGCTCAAAACGCTGGAGGAATTGGACAACCGGAAAGCCGCTGTCTTGAAATCCCTGGAACAGCACGGCCACCTTACCGACGATCTCAGGGACGCCGTTGACGCGGCACAGACATTGTCGGTTCTGGAGGATATCTACCTCCCCTATCGGCCAAAGCGTCGGACCAAGGCCACAATTGCACGCGAAAAGGGTCTGGAGCCCCTGGCGAGAACGATTTTCGAACAGTCCACACCCGATCCGGAAACAGCGGCCACCGAATTCGTGAACCCCGAAGGCGGGGTCGAAACCGCGGAGGAAGCCCTTCTGGGTGCGCGCCACATCATCGCCGAATGGATCAATGAAAACGCGGAGGCCCGGGCCGATATTCGGAATCTGTATTTCGAAAAAGGGGTCTTTCGGAGTGAGGTCCTCCCGGGAATGGCGGAAAAGGGCGCCAAATTCAGGGACTATTTCAATTGGGAGGAGCCGGTCAAAACCGCCCCGTCCCATCGGGTGCTTGCCATGCGGCGGGGAGAAAACGAGGAGATCCTCAGCCTCATCGTCGCGCCGCCGGAAGAGGATGCCCTGGCCCTTCTGAGACATCGCTTTATCAAGACTTCCGGCGCCGCGGCCGATCAGATCGCGACGGCAGTGGCCGACAGCTACAAACGCCTCCTTTCCCGTTCCATGGAGACGGAGGTTCGGCTCGCCGCCAAGGAGGCCGCCGACGCCGAGGCTATCCGGGTCTTCGCCGAAAACCTGCGAGAGCTTCTTCTGGCGCCCCCCCTCGGTCCCAAACGGGTCATGGGGGTCGATCCGGGATTCCGGACCGGATGCAAGATCGTCTGCCTCGATCGGCAGGGAAAGCTTCTCCATCACGACACCGTTTACCTTCATCAGCCGGAACGCGCAACGAATCTTGTCCGAAAGCTATGCCGGGATTTTGAGATCGAGGCCGTCGCCGTGGGCAACGGGACGGCCGGGCGTGAAACCGAATCATTCTTCAGGGGTCTCGACCTGCCCCGAGACCTCCCTGTCGTCATGGTCAACGAAAGCGGCGCTTCCATCTACTCCGCCTCTGATGTAGCCCGGGAGGAGTTCCCGGATCTGGATCTGACCGTGCGTGGTGCCGTCTCCATCGGCCGGAGGCTCATGGACCCCTTATCGGAGTTGGTCAAGATTGACCCAAAATCCATCGGTGTCGGCCAATACCAACACGACGTCGATCAGGGGGCCCTTAAATCGGCCCTGGATGACGTTGTGGTGAGCTGCGTCAACGGCGTCGGGGTCGACGTCAACCGAGCCAGCGTTCAGTTATTGACCTATGTGTCCGGTCTCGGTCCCCAACTGGCGAAAAACATCGTCGCCTTCCGTGACGAAAACGGTCCATTTCGGTCACGGACAACGCTTCAGAAGGTCAAGCGTTTGGGTCCCAAGGCTTTTGAACAATGCGCCGGCTTTCTCCGCGTCAGCGACGGCGAAAACCCTCTGGATGCCAGTGCGGTCCACCCCGAAAGCTACCCTGTTGTGGAACGGATGGCCGCCGACCTTGGCTGCACCGTGTCGGATCTCATGGCGTCGGGGGACTTGCGAAGAAAAATCGACATTGCTTTGTATGTCACGGAAACGGTGGGACTTCCCACCCTCAGGGATATTCTCGAAGAACTGGCCAAACCCGGACGGGATCCGAGAAAGGTTTTCGAACCCTTTACCTTTGCTCCGGGTGTCGAAACACCCTCCGATCTCGTCCAGGGGATGAAATTGCCCGGCATCGTCTCAAATGTCACGGCTTTCGGCGCCTTTGTCGATGTGGGGGTTCACCAGGACGGTCTCGTGCATATCAGTGAATTGGCGGATCGCTTCGTGAAGGACCCGGGGGAAATTGTCAAAGTGGGGCAGCGCGTGACGGTGACGGTCCTGGACGTGGATCTGGCACGAAACCGAATCGCACTTTCCATGCGGTCGGCCTCGAATGAGCAGAAACAATCCGGATTTTCAGGAAACGCCGCCGTTGCCGGAAAGCAAAAGCCCCGGCGTAAACAGTCCACTGAAAAGCCGGAAATCGGAAAAAACCGCCGGAAACGAAACGAACCTTTCAACAATCCCTTCGCGGAGCTCATGAAAAAGCGATCCTGA